One window of the Serinus canaria isolate serCan28SL12 chromosome 9, serCan2020, whole genome shotgun sequence genome contains the following:
- the LOC103815350 gene encoding cytochrome P450 2J6-like, with product MLTITQGFIVLIIFLLIVEFFRLQKACKQFPPGPTPLPLLGNLVHLNFKFHRDLLMELAKTHGNMYTLWFGWVPVIILNGFQAVKDGMTTHPEDVSGRLVSPFFRALAKGKGIILASGRSWKQQRRFGIMTLRNLGMGKKGLEHRVQEEASHLVEFFGNLKGRPVDPSFPLFHSISNVICAVVFGYHFSDEDKTFHELIHATEKIFKFAGSFVHQMYEILPWLLCRLPGPHKKVLSCYDVLSSFARKEIRRHVERGMPAEPQDFIDFYLAEIEKSKEGVKPKYDEENLVYVINDLFLGGSETSSTTLYWGLLYMVVNPDIQVKVQKELDAALGPSHLICYEDRRKLPYTNAVVHEIQRFSNIVFVGVPRLCVRNTTLLGFPVKKGTIVIPNIASVLYDPEQWETPRQFNPGHFLDKEGNFVSREAFLPFSAGHRVCLGEHLARTELFIFFASLLRAFTFRLPEGVTQVSTEPVMGGTLQPHPYRLCAIPR from the exons ATGCTAACAATTACACAAGGTTTTATAGTCCTGATCatttttttgttaattgttGAGTTTTTCAGGCTGCAAAAAGCTTGCAAGCAATTCCCTCCTGGACCAACTCCTCTCCCATTGCTTGGAAACTTGGTGCACTTGAACTTTAAGTTTCATCGGGATCTTCTGATGGAG CTGGCAAAAACTCATGGTAACATGTACACTCTGTGGTTTGGGTGGGTCCCAGTGATTATACTGAATGGATTTCAAGCAGTGAAGGATGGCATGACCACACACCCTGAAGATGTTTCTGGGAGGCTGGTGTCACCTTTCTTCAGAGCACTGGCCAAAGGAAAAG GTATTATACTTGCAAGTGGTCgctcctggaagcagcagaggcGTTTTGGAATAATGACTCTACGCaatttgggaatggggaaaaaaggcctGGAGCATCGAGTGCAAGAGGAGGCCTCTCACCTGGTGGAGTTTTTTGGGAACCTCAAAG GACGACCTGTGgatccttctttccctcttttccattCTATTTCAAATGTAATTTGTGCTGTGGTTTTTGGATATCACTTCTCTGATGAGGACAAAACCTTCCATGAACTGATACATGctacagagaaaatattcaaGTTTGCAGGCAGCTTTGTTCATCAG ATGTACgaaatcctgccctggctgctgtgtcGCCTCCCTGGGCCTCATAAGAAGGTGTTGTCTTGCTATGATGTCCTGAGTTCTTTTGCAAGGAAGGAGATCAGAAGACATGTAGAGAGAGGGATGCCAGCTGAACCACAGGATTTCATTGACTTTTACCTGGCTGAGATTGAGAAA TCTAAAGAGGGGGTCAAGCCCAAGTATGATGAAGAGAATTTGGTATATGTCATAAATGATCTTTTCCTTGGTGGATCAGAGACCTCAAGCACTACATTGTACTGGGGACTGCTCTATATGGTTGTGAATCCAGACATCCAAG TGAAagtgcagaaggagctggatgCTGCTCTGGGTCCTTCCCATTTAATTTGTTATGAGGATCGGCGAAAACTTCCCTACACAAACGCTGTGGTTCATGAGATCCAGCGCTTCAGCAACATCGTCTTTGTTGGGGTCCCCAGATTGTGTGTGAGGAACACAACTCTGCTGGGATTCCCTGTCAAAAAG GGCACCATTGTTATACCAAATATAGCATCTGTTCTGTATGACCCTGAGCAGTGGGAGACACCTCGACAGTTCAACCCTGGCCATTTTCTGGATAAAGAAGGAAACTTTGTATCTCGAGAAGCTTTCTTACCATTCTCAGCAG GGCACCGGGTGTGTTTGGGGGAGCACTTGGCCAGGACCGagctgttcattttctttgccAGCCTGCTGCGGGCGTTCACCTTCCGCCTCCCCGAGGGAGTGACCCAGGTCAGCACGGAGCCCGTCATGGGGGGCACTCTGCAGCCCCACCCCTACCGGCTCTGTGCCATCCCACGCTAG